A portion of the Algimonas porphyrae genome contains these proteins:
- a CDS encoding CaiB/BaiF CoA transferase family protein, with protein sequence MSSLPLHGIKVVEFSHMVMGPAAGMMLADLGADVIKVEPIGGDKTRRLRGAGAGYFPMYNRNKRSICVDLKSPQGRDAVLTLIDGADVFIENFRPGALDKLGFGWDALSARNDRLIYCSEKGFLDGPYEHRTALDEVTQMMGGLAYMTGPPGRPLRAGSSVIDVTGGMFGAMGVMAALYEREQSGRGKRVTASLFETTVFLVGQHMAQMAVTGQPAAPMPARTSAWAIYQLFDTKDGEQVFVGVVSDGQWKTLCNAFGLEHLLADPDLAENRDRVIHKDRFLPEIEAAFKSLTKSELMDRIEHLGLPFAPIGRPEDMFDDPHLNASGGLLNMEMEDGTMAKLPALPVALNGERVGLRHSPPKAGEHTDTVFNDLGLDLATLRKQGVIG encoded by the coding sequence ATGAGCTCCCTTCCCCTGCATGGCATCAAGGTTGTCGAATTCTCTCACATGGTGATGGGGCCAGCAGCCGGCATGATGCTCGCCGATCTCGGTGCGGACGTAATTAAGGTGGAACCGATCGGCGGCGATAAGACGCGGCGCTTGCGCGGTGCAGGCGCGGGCTACTTTCCCATGTATAACCGCAACAAGCGATCCATCTGTGTCGACCTGAAGTCCCCGCAGGGCCGCGATGCGGTTCTGACCCTGATCGATGGGGCCGATGTTTTCATCGAGAATTTCCGGCCGGGCGCGCTGGATAAACTCGGCTTTGGCTGGGACGCCTTGTCAGCGCGGAATGACCGTCTGATCTACTGCTCGGAAAAGGGCTTCCTCGACGGTCCCTATGAACATCGCACGGCATTGGACGAAGTTACGCAGATGATGGGCGGCCTCGCCTATATGACGGGCCCACCCGGGCGACCCTTGCGCGCTGGATCGTCCGTCATAGACGTCACAGGTGGCATGTTCGGCGCCATGGGCGTGATGGCGGCCCTGTATGAGCGCGAACAGTCTGGCAGGGGCAAACGCGTTACTGCATCGCTGTTCGAAACGACTGTATTTCTGGTCGGTCAGCATATGGCACAAATGGCCGTCACGGGGCAGCCCGCCGCACCCATGCCGGCCCGCACGTCCGCTTGGGCGATTTACCAACTGTTTGACACCAAAGACGGAGAGCAGGTCTTCGTCGGCGTGGTCAGTGACGGACAATGGAAAACCCTGTGCAACGCATTCGGTCTGGAACACCTCCTCGCCGATCCAGACCTCGCCGAAAACCGGGACCGGGTCATCCATAAGGACCGGTTCTTGCCCGAGATCGAAGCCGCCTTCAAATCCCTGACCAAATCCGAATTGATGGACAGGATCGAACATCTCGGCTTGCCCTTCGCCCCGATCGGTCGGCCCGAAGACATGTTCGACGATCCGCACCTGAATGCCAGCGGCGGGCTCCTCAATATGGAGATGGAAGACGGCACGATGGCCAAGCTGCCCGCCCTTCCCGTCGCTCTGAACGGCGAGCGTGTGGGGCTGCGCCACAGCCCGCCCAAAGCCGGGGAGCATACGGATACAGTGTTCAACGACCTGGGTCTGGACTTGGCAACCCTCCGCAAGCAGGGCGTGATCGGCTAG
- a CDS encoding polysaccharide deacetylase family protein has translation MKADPNLYDYWPYTGRPKIVWPGGKKLAFWIAPNIEFYEFLPPSNPQRQPWPNAIPNVQAYSQRDFGNRVGHQRLMELLDKYRLRGSVSLNVALCDHHPEIIEDCIKRDWEFFSHGIYNTRYSYGLSPEQEQAVLDDSIRTVETASGQRIRGYLAPALTHTESTLDLIAENGFWYSCDLFQDDQPQPLKTKSGKLVSMPYSLEVNDVITYSVMGFDPDRYTDMLKRHFDQLLKEGERSGTVMCIPLHAYLVSQPHRIRPFEEALRHITAHSDDVWFATGKEIAKHYIDHYWDQSIADIKARGVATGGTGFAA, from the coding sequence ATGAAGGCTGATCCCAACCTCTACGACTACTGGCCCTATACGGGTCGGCCGAAGATCGTCTGGCCGGGTGGGAAGAAGCTTGCCTTCTGGATTGCGCCGAACATCGAGTTTTACGAGTTCCTGCCCCCGTCCAACCCCCAGCGGCAGCCTTGGCCGAATGCCATTCCGAACGTGCAGGCTTATAGCCAACGCGACTTCGGCAACCGGGTCGGACACCAGCGCCTGATGGAACTGCTAGACAAGTACAGGCTTCGCGGTTCGGTCAGTCTGAACGTCGCGCTCTGCGACCATCATCCGGAAATTATCGAGGATTGCATCAAGCGCGACTGGGAGTTTTTCAGCCACGGCATCTACAACACCCGCTATTCCTATGGCCTGTCACCCGAACAGGAACAGGCGGTCCTGGACGATAGTATTCGCACGGTCGAGACGGCCTCCGGGCAACGCATCCGCGGCTATCTCGCACCGGCCCTTACACATACGGAATCGACACTCGATCTGATCGCAGAGAATGGCTTCTGGTATTCCTGCGACCTGTTTCAGGACGACCAGCCGCAACCCCTCAAGACCAAATCCGGCAAGCTTGTCTCGATGCCCTATTCGCTCGAAGTGAATGACGTCATCACCTACTCTGTCATGGGGTTCGACCCAGACCGCTATACCGATATGCTGAAACGTCATTTCGATCAATTGCTGAAAGAGGGCGAGCGTTCCGGCACCGTCATGTGCATTCCACTGCACGCCTATCTCGTCAGCCAGCCCCACAGGATCCGCCCGTTCGAAGAGGCACTCAGGCATATTACGGCGCATAGCGATGATGTGTGGTTCGCGACGGGCAAGGAAATCGCGAAACACTACATCGACCATTATTGGGATCAATCCATCGCCGATATAAAAGCCCGCGGTGTGGCAACAGGCGGAACGGGGTTTGCGGCATGA